The following is a genomic window from Pygocentrus nattereri isolate fPygNat1 chromosome 8, fPygNat1.pri, whole genome shotgun sequence.
AACAGTCCATCTGAACTCTGTGAGGAACATGTGGTGAACGGAAGAGGTGGGTGGGCAGGGTGGGGGCAGAGACTTTAATAAACTACTGAAaacaaggaaataaaaaaaaaagagcgagAGTTGTCAAAGAAAACAGGAAGAGGAGCATTCAGAGCTTCAGACGCCTGCAGAGAagatggagatgaagatgaGCTGGGTGTGTTTGGTGCTGGGGCTGGTCCTGCTGATGACCATCTCCTCAGATGCTACCAGtgagtttaatacattttctagCTCTACAGTCAGATCCAGACACCGATTACTACACTATATACTATAACACACTTTAGTCAAAGGTGGAAAATACCTCAGTATGTGTAAAAAAAGCCATAAAGCCTTTTGTTTATAGCTAAACACTTAATCTGCTCTAGGAACACAAAACTACAGTTTAACAAGTAGCTGGCCCATCACTGACCATTGGTGGGGAACttactcagaaaaaaaatattcaactaCACAGCACAGcttctctcaaactgtaatAGGATCACTTCACTTACTACTTTCATGGAAAAGTTCTCTAACAATTCTCCTTACTTTCTATTTCAGTCTATTTCACTTTCTAAACCCCAAACAAATCAGTATTAATCTTAAACAGCCTCATCATTAAAAAGGCATCTCACCATCTCTTGTGATAAATCAAGAGcatgaaagtaaaagtaaaacacTGTTATCTGACTGCtgggtgagaaagagagctaCTTAAATTACTGTTTAAACAGGGAATGCAGTATGAAGTACCACTCAGTAAAAGCTCACTTAAGTGAAAAGTGGATAAAGAATTAAGTCTATTATAATCTACCTTCTCtgagtaataaaataaagagtaaACAAAACTACAGTTACTATTCATTCTTATTTCAGTTGTTATTTAGCAGTAATGATGGTAATAGTAATTATTTGTTAAGttgttataattattatttttagcagtattattattagcattattaattcatattacAAAAGTGTTATCCACACTTTTACTTCTCCCGTTTTTATTTGGAGTTTTAGAATTGTTGTTATGCAACTTAAAGCTCAGGAGATGTTCATTCATCGTCCCTCACATTCGTGTTTTCCTCTTAAAAGATCCAATCAAATTCATATCCAAAGctatattcattcatttcttgtggaagaaacacttctgactattattattattatgcctgcaccctcttcttagTACTACTACTAAAAATCACAATAAGAAGAACTACAACTGACAAAGGAAACCAATAATCATAActtcatattttaatattatattagttATTATAACCATATTATTCAATTAGGTAAGAGCAGTGATAGTGAAGGTAGTATAAGCCTGCAGACAATGCAGGTCCATGTGTTCCCAAATTAGATGACAGAGCTTAAAATatttcttctcctcttcctcagatTTTCTTGGTCATCCTGATATCTGCTGTTTCAGCTTCGTCACTTTTAAAATTCCAGACAAAGAAATACTAGAAGTTGTAAAAACACATTCCAGCTGCCCAAGGAAAGGCTATGTGTGAGTATCTGCCTTTAGATGTATGtcatcatttttatacataaccttgtatctccaaaataggaaGAAAAACACTTTCCTAGCTTTAATGTAAGATAAGAGATAAGAttatcctttattagtcccacagcggggaaattcacagtattacagcagcagagtaatagaagtgAGGCACTCAGTAacagaaacgggaaacagtataaacattacaaacattatgaataataaaagttaaatctctagactatttacaacaaaataagaataagaataaaaaagagtTGTGTAAGATCTGTattacacaaaaacaatgtaatttaatgttagGAGATTTCATTCATTGTGAGATTTAGATGTTTTCAatctaaaaatgattaaaatatgaagatacaaggtttttgccGTGAGAGACGATATGTGGTTTATTGTCTTACTGTGTCACgtaaaaaacatttctttctgatttGCTTTTTAATATCAGTAGATGAGACtctgtttgtgctgtatttcaGGATTACAACTCCGAGGGGCAGATACTGCAAGAAGAACCTGCAGTAAATCTAGATCTCAGAGCTGCAGCTTCAACACAGCCCAGACGCAGCAAACAGAGCAGCTAAAAGCTTCACACTCCCCTTTAATCATCACTGGATTTTATCAGTCAGCACTTTGCTTTTCCAGTATTATCAGTGATGGTTTAACTCTGTGGAAATAAAACAGTGTATGATAAAAATCTctgtagagaaaaaaaacatcataaatacaaatcagatttcagatttcagaATGTACTGATTCTTTTTCATTGTCATTAATGCTTATTTTATGCTGTgcattcaaataaaacatacactGCAAACATTTCAAGTGCATCATTTATTTTGTCACAGTATTACCTGGATGTTACATAAGACTGTGATGCAGTGAGAGTGATATAGTAGTGATACTGTAGAGGCTGTGTTTACGTTCACAAAACAGCAAACACAGAGTGTAATGATGAGATAAGGATGATGCATAATGTAAGATAAGGTTAGTCTGGTTAGTCTGGAAGGTTAGTCTGGAGTAATACCACCATCACTCCACCAGAGGGTGTTTACCAGTGTTACACACTGAAGGGAAAGGTCTTGAGCGCAGGACCTGATGAAGGTGAGGAGAAGCATATTAACACCATTAATTAGGAAAATGTTACAAAAGGATATGAAAATGCCAGTCAGCACTATTTGACATCTGATAAGGTGAGTTGTTCAACCAGTGGTTCTGTGGATATCAAGCAAAGATCAGAGCAGAACATGAAAGACTTCTGAGGCAGCCACAAAGAAAAATACTGACTTCTCAAGTATAGGCTTGGCTTGTCTGTCTCTTTGCACCCCCATCACGAAAGAATTAAAGCAGATGTTCCTCCCTTTTGAcatccacttgagtaaaagtacaaaagtatttgccttcaaatgtactgaagtatcaaaagtaaaagtactaaaagattaattatggctctaaatTCCTATTACCAATTTTGCAACAAGACTTGAGAATTCCCAATGAGAATGATCATCAAAATGATCGATCCACAACGAGATAAGGGGTCGTGGAACATCCAGCACCAGTACAGCAACCGAGAACCCAACGTGTTATGGCAGCCCACTACAAttagcccactttatcctccagatattacgacttttttcccaaaatattgcaactttttctcaaaatgttatgactttattcttgaaCTCTACTATTCTTAATTTTATGACCAGTTGCCCTCTtaaaaaggaactcttaaagattcagcaccaagagattttggacaatttcatgctcccaactttgtgggaacagtttggggacggccccttcctgctccaacatgactgcgcaccagtgcacaaagcaggtccatggatgagcgagtttggtgtggaagaacttgactggcctgcacagagtcctgacctcaacctcagtCTTAGAGTGgaaactgtgagccaggccttctcatccaacatcagtgtctgacctcacaaatgtgcttctggaagaacggccaaaaattcccataaacacactcctaacccttgtggaaagccttcccagaagagttgaagctgttgttgctgcaaaaggtgggccgacatcatattaaatcctatggattaagaatgggatgtcactcaagttcatatgcatgtgaaggtagacgagcgaatacttttgacatTATAGTGTATATGCCGACATCAAGATCACATCTTTTCCAAGGAAGTCCATAGTTATTTCAGCAAGCCAATGCCAGGCCTCATTCTGCACATGCTCCAACACCGTGGCTTCAAACAGTTTTTGCTCAGTAACTCAAAACTGCACTGAACACACATAGAACCTTATAATTCAGAGGTGACGGCTTGAGTGATGAGACTTTATGgtcacagtaataaacacaatgTCAACGTGGCCCATGAGGGCAAACAGACCAACCATTAAGCAAGAAAGACCTTTGCTGGTTTGTGGATGTGTGAGATACAGCATAACAGGAAATGTGGTAATACTTAATGGCAAGATGAACACAACAGATTATCAGGAAATCAGGAAAATTTGCATATGCTTCTGCGCATAAAGCTGCACATAGATTGCAACAGCTGTAAGCATAAGGCCAGGGTGAAACATCATCAGCTGCAGCAGAGTAAAATTAAGGTGAAGTGGCCCTTACAATCCCTAGACCTCAACACCGTTCAGCCACATTAGGGAGAACGCCAATGTGCAATACGAGCAAGGCACCCAGAGCATTTACAGAACATGGAGGTGTTTAGACAAGAGGGAAGAGCAGCTTTATGACCTGATAAAAGTGAGGCACTCATTCACTGCTGTCACTAAAAGCAGTAAACTtccattttatttctgcttgggattttatgatattttttgcAAGGAAATGAGACATCACAGATTGTTCTGACACCCTGCTGATTGACCCTGTTTTCACCCGTGCCTTTTATTTGCTCGGGATAGGTTGGTGGGTGAGGTTAACATTATTGAAGTTGTAGGGTTAGGGTTCTGCTGGTCAGTGCTGTACCATAGGTGTGGTCTTCAAGGTCCCTCTGCTCTGATCAAATCTTGTTTATGGAGACTCTGTCTGCTTATTACTTGCATTATTAAACATTCTTTCTATTCAGGTTATGTCCATAGGCTTCTAAAAACAGCTCTATCACCCCTGTTATGGAAAAAGCAGACCTTGATTCTTGCT
Proteins encoded in this region:
- the LOC108428104 gene encoding C-C motif chemokine 14-like; translation: MEMKMSWVCLVLGLVLLMTISSDATNFLGHPDICCFSFVTFKIPDKEILEVVKTHSSCPRKGYVITTPRGRYCKKNLQ